From a single Streptomyces sp. 1331.2 genomic region:
- a CDS encoding DUF2277 domain-containing protein: MCRNIKTLRPPVTPDADEDDFHAAALQYVRKVSGFRAPAAHNREAFDRAVDAIAEATARLLGELEVRGSHPRAVEVVESAG, encoded by the coding sequence ATGTGCCGCAACATCAAGACGCTGCGACCGCCCGTCACGCCCGACGCCGACGAGGACGACTTCCACGCCGCCGCGTTGCAGTACGTCCGCAAGGTCTCCGGGTTCCGCGCCCCGGCGGCGCACAACCGGGAGGCCTTCGACCGGGCCGTGGACGCGATCGCCGAGGCCACCGCCCGGCTGCTCGGAGAGCTGGAGGTCCGCGGCTCGCACCCCCGGGCCGTCGAGGTCGTCGAGTCAGCCGGGTAG
- a CDS encoding DUF6296 family protein — translation MNPANRYALTFPGTPGTQAPQDVVVVTRTSATGPGGHPVYEDESGIVRAEISDSGEVRMLASGGHQTPHLPVHAHPLP, via the coding sequence ATGAACCCCGCCAATCGTTACGCCCTCACCTTCCCCGGCACCCCCGGCACCCAGGCCCCGCAGGACGTCGTGGTGGTCACCCGGACCAGTGCGACCGGCCCCGGCGGCCACCCGGTGTACGAGGACGAGAGCGGCATCGTCCGCGCCGAGATCAGCGACTCCGGCGAGGTCCGGATGCTCGCCAGCGGCGGCCACCAGACCCCGCACCTGCCGGTCCACGCGCACCCGCTGCCCTGA